The Gemmatimonas sp. UBA7669 genome has a segment encoding these proteins:
- a CDS encoding single-stranded DNA-binding protein produces MNKAILVGNVGGDPEVRAVGTGARVATFSLATGRTWTDAQGVKQEKTEWHRCVVWNSARGGGLADVVEKYVRKGAKLYVEGSIEYRQWQDKDGQTRYTTEIKVTELVMLGDGSSQGGSPRPTGPANSSKPRANKPADDDFSDFPGALEDEDDDLPF; encoded by the coding sequence GTGAACAAGGCAATCCTGGTCGGCAACGTCGGCGGCGATCCCGAGGTGCGCGCGGTCGGCACGGGCGCGCGGGTCGCCACCTTCTCGCTGGCCACGGGGCGCACGTGGACCGATGCCCAAGGGGTCAAGCAGGAGAAGACCGAGTGGCACCGCTGTGTCGTGTGGAACAGTGCCCGCGGCGGCGGGCTCGCCGATGTGGTCGAGAAGTACGTGCGCAAGGGCGCCAAGCTGTACGTCGAGGGCAGCATCGAGTACCGCCAGTGGCAGGACAAAGACGGGCAGACGCGCTACACCACTGAAATCAAAGTCACCGAGCTGGTGATGCTGGGCGACGGCAGCAGCCAGGGCGGGAGCCCGCGACCGACCGGCCCCGCGAACAGCAGCAAGCCGCGGGCGAACAAGCCGGCCGACGACGACTTCAGCGACTTCCCGGGCGCCCTCGAGGACGAGGACGACGATTTGCCGTTCTAG
- a CDS encoding zinc-finger-containing protein gives MEGYGVAELIPLRTASRRQAEVLPADPTVHVLSLTSDTHDPASLDVGWGAVRRIALWDTADAQPDAARAIADALVEAVAQQAPLLVHCEMGVSRSVAVAQAASAVLPVAHSNPAPGQRGNPDVRRQVIQALHARTATTPRCPYCGAAAVLIPSPRPDWAAKWVCKPCDARVGCHPGTTKALGTLADAALRDARTAAHDVFDQLWKEAGLSRRQAYRWLQQATARPEYACHIAWMDAAECHRVQALASAHYLRLMALPPKARRVYAP, from the coding sequence GTGGAAGGATACGGCGTCGCCGAGCTGATCCCGCTGCGCACGGCCAGCCGGCGCCAGGCGGAAGTGCTGCCGGCCGATCCCACGGTGCATGTCCTCAGCCTCACGAGCGACACGCACGACCCGGCGTCGCTGGATGTCGGGTGGGGCGCGGTCCGTCGCATCGCTCTGTGGGATACGGCCGACGCGCAGCCCGACGCCGCCCGGGCGATTGCCGACGCCTTGGTCGAGGCGGTGGCGCAGCAGGCGCCGTTGCTCGTGCACTGTGAGATGGGCGTCTCGCGCAGTGTGGCGGTGGCGCAGGCAGCCAGCGCGGTCTTGCCCGTGGCGCATAGCAACCCGGCGCCTGGGCAGCGCGGCAATCCCGACGTGCGCCGGCAGGTGATTCAGGCGCTGCACGCGCGGACCGCCACCACGCCACGGTGTCCATACTGCGGCGCGGCGGCCGTGCTCATTCCGTCGCCCCGTCCCGACTGGGCGGCGAAGTGGGTGTGCAAGCCGTGTGATGCACGGGTCGGCTGTCACCCGGGCACCACCAAGGCGCTCGGGACCTTGGCCGATGCGGCGCTGCGTGACGCGCGCACCGCCGCCCATGACGTGTTTGACCAGCTGTGGAAGGAAGCCGGCCTCTCGCGCCGGCAGGCGTACCGATGGCTGCAGCAGGCGACCGCGCGGCCGGAATACGCCTGTCACATCGCGTGGATGGATGCGGCCGAGTGTCACCGGGTGCAGGCGCTGGCGTCTGCGCACTACCTGCGCCTCATGGCGCTGCCGCCCAAAGCCCGGCGGGTCTATGCGCCGTGA